A genome region from Thalassococcus arenae includes the following:
- a CDS encoding thiamine pyrophosphate-binding protein has product MNIDKKIADDLVANGVSFVTTVPCKQLAGVIDEVDKRDDIFHIPSNKEDEGMGLCAGAWMGGKRPCIIMQNTAIGVTINTLATLIQYYRMPLPMLISYRGELREPVACQVEMAVHTKALLAQMHIPTYHFHWQKDVEEFDNILKYTFMCNKPVAILTDANFWGGYGDQ; this is encoded by the coding sequence ATGAACATAGACAAGAAGATCGCGGACGATCTGGTGGCGAACGGGGTTTCCTTCGTCACCACGGTGCCGTGCAAGCAGCTGGCCGGGGTGATCGACGAAGTCGACAAGCGCGACGACATCTTTCACATCCCGTCCAACAAGGAAGACGAAGGCATGGGCCTCTGCGCCGGTGCCTGGATGGGCGGCAAGCGGCCCTGCATCATCATGCAGAACACCGCCATCGGCGTGACGATCAACACGTTGGCGACGCTGATCCAGTATTACCGGATGCCGTTGCCGATGCTGATCTCGTATCGCGGCGAACTGCGCGAACCCGTCGCCTGCCAGGTGGAAATGGCGGTGCACACCAAGGCGTTGCTGGCGCAGATGCACATCCCCACCTACCACTTCCACTGGCAAAAGGATGTCGAGGAATTCGACAACATCCTGAAATACACCTTCATGTGCAACAAGCCCGTGGCGATCCTGACCGACGCCAATTTCTGGGGAGGCTATGGCGACCAATGA
- the comE gene encoding sulfopyruvate decarboxylase subunit beta: MIRSEILKDIAPILKDQLIVCNIGIPSQELHAIMDQPSNFYMLGTMGLASSIGLGLALAQPKTVIAIDGDGSVLTNLGTLPTIGNNCPPNYILMIIDNGSYGSTGDQPTYTGRKTDLAGMARAAGCDNVVEVRDVDTGKALQAAIDAQVGTVMIVKCDSGNAKMPVITMDPVVIRDRFMKAVAS; encoded by the coding sequence ATGATCCGTTCCGAAATTCTCAAGGACATCGCCCCGATCCTCAAGGACCAGCTGATCGTCTGCAACATCGGCATTCCCAGCCAGGAACTGCACGCGATCATGGACCAGCCGAGCAATTTCTACATGCTGGGAACGATGGGGCTGGCCTCGTCCATCGGGCTGGGGCTGGCGCTGGCGCAGCCCAAGACGGTAATCGCCATCGACGGTGACGGCTCGGTCCTGACCAATCTCGGCACCCTGCCGACCATCGGCAACAACTGCCCGCCGAACTACATCCTGATGATCATCGACAACGGCTCCTACGGCTCGACCGGCGACCAGCCCACCTATACCGGGCGCAAGACCGACCTGGCGGGCATGGCCCGCGCCGCGGGCTGCGACAACGTGGTCGAGGTAAGGGACGTCGACACCGGCAAGGCGCTGCAGGCGGCCATCGACGCGCAGGTCGGCACGGTGATGATCGTGAAATGCGACAGTGGCAACGCCAAGATGCCGGTCATCACCATGGACCCGGTGGTCATCCGAGACCGCTTCATGAAGGCCGTCGCCTCCTGA
- a CDS encoding alpha-hydroxy acid oxidase — protein MGRAARIHSAETARQIARRRLPWMVFDYIDGAAGNEAGARRNRQALDDICLAPRILKDVSDRDLGTTLFGQRTGRPFGIAPMGMCNLSGPGADLMLARMAARHAVPLGVSTVASTPLETLIDAAQGHAWFQLYFSGDGSGTIKLANRAQDAGYDVLVLTVDVPEVGRRPRELVHGFTMPFRIGPRQFLDFALHPFWSLSTLAAGRPQMANTLMPGYEFDRTESRARADWATLARLRAMWKGKLVVKGVLDADDAKRLKAEGVDAVQVSNHGARQLESAPSPIEVLPAIREAVGAEYPLFLDSGLRSGEDVLKALSRGADFCFFGRVWQFAIAAAGEEGLNRMFDVLSSELSIAMAQTGLTRVMDARA, from the coding sequence ATGGGGCGCGCCGCGCGCATCCATTCTGCCGAAACCGCCCGGCAGATCGCGCGGCGCCGCCTTCCCTGGATGGTCTTCGACTATATCGACGGCGCGGCGGGCAACGAGGCCGGCGCGCGCCGCAACCGGCAGGCGCTGGACGACATCTGCCTGGCACCCCGCATCCTGAAAGATGTCAGCGACCGCGACCTGGGCACCACGCTGTTCGGCCAGCGCACCGGGCGGCCCTTCGGCATCGCGCCGATGGGCATGTGCAACCTGTCCGGCCCGGGCGCCGACCTGATGCTGGCGCGAATGGCGGCCCGCCACGCGGTGCCGCTGGGTGTGTCCACCGTCGCCTCGACACCGCTGGAAACGCTGATCGACGCCGCACAGGGCCATGCCTGGTTCCAGCTGTATTTCAGCGGCGACGGATCGGGCACGATCAAGCTGGCCAACCGCGCGCAGGATGCCGGCTATGACGTGCTGGTCCTCACCGTCGATGTCCCCGAGGTCGGCCGGCGCCCGCGCGAACTGGTGCACGGCTTCACCATGCCGTTCCGGATCGGGCCGCGGCAGTTCCTCGACTTCGCGCTGCACCCTTTCTGGTCGCTGTCGACGCTGGCCGCCGGACGCCCGCAGATGGCCAATACGCTGATGCCGGGTTACGAATTCGACCGCACCGAAAGCCGGGCGCGCGCCGACTGGGCGACGCTGGCGCGGCTGCGCGCGATGTGGAAGGGCAAGCTGGTGGTCAAGGGCGTGCTGGATGCCGATGACGCCAAGCGCCTCAAGGCCGAGGGCGTCGACGCCGTTCAGGTGTCGAACCACGGCGCGCGGCAGTTGGAAAGCGCGCCGTCGCCGATCGAGGTATTGCCCGCGATCCGCGAGGCGGTGGGCGCCGAATACCCGCTGTTTCTGGACAGCGGGTTGCGCTCGGGCGAAGACGTGCTCAAGGCGCTGAGCCGCGGCGCGGATTTCTGTTTCTTCGGCCGGGTCTGGCAATTCGCCATCGCCGCGGCGGGCGAAGAGGGGCTGAACCGGATGTTCGATGTGCTGAGCAGCGAGCTGAGCATCGCCATGGCCCAGACCGGGCTGACCCGTGTCATGGATGCCCGGGCCTGA
- the uvrC gene encoding excinuclease ABC subunit UvrC — MTKRSNSPESPVATGAEVIQAFVKTLDGSPGVYRMLDAQARVLYVGKARNLKARVSNYARPSGHSRRIARMIAETASMMVLTTRTETEALLLEQNLIKQLKPRYNVLLRDDKSFPNILVTGHAYPQIRKHRGAKADKGSYYGPFASAGAVNRTLNQLQKAFLLRNCSDSMFDSRTRPCLLYQIKRCSAPCVGKISEADYAADVADAQRFLEGKSTRVQETLAAQMAEASEAMEFERAAALRDRIRALTSVQTAQGINPRGVTEADVIALHMEGGQACVQVFFIRANQNWGNRDFYPRVGEDVSEAEVLEAFLGQFYDQKEPPRLILLSHGIENEDLMVDALSGKLGRKVEIAVPRRGEKAELVDGAARNARESLARKMAETATQGKLLRGLAEAFDLDAPPKRIEVYDNSHIQGTNAVGAMIVAGPDGLEKGQYRKFNIRGEDLTPGDDFGMMKEVLTRRFARLLKEDPDREKGMWPDLLLIDGGAGQVSAVAQIMAEHGVEDIAMVGVAKGIDRDAGKEEFHRPGQRPFALRMNDPVLYFIQRLRDEAHRFAIGAHRAKRAKAVGATPLDDVPGVGAARKRALLAHFGSAKAVSRANLADLRAVDGVSAALAERIYAFFHEKT, encoded by the coding sequence ATGACCAAACGTTCCAACAGCCCAGAAAGCCCGGTCGCGACCGGGGCCGAAGTCATCCAGGCCTTCGTCAAGACGCTGGACGGCAGCCCCGGCGTCTACCGGATGCTCGATGCCCAGGCGCGGGTTCTGTATGTCGGCAAGGCGCGCAATCTGAAGGCCCGCGTGTCGAACTATGCGCGACCTTCGGGGCATTCGCGGCGCATCGCCCGGATGATCGCGGAAACCGCGTCGATGATGGTGCTGACCACCCGCACCGAGACCGAGGCGCTGCTGCTCGAGCAGAACCTCATCAAGCAGCTCAAGCCGCGCTACAACGTGCTGCTGCGCGACGACAAGAGCTTTCCCAACATCCTGGTGACCGGGCACGCCTATCCGCAGATCCGCAAGCATCGCGGCGCCAAGGCGGACAAGGGCAGCTATTACGGCCCCTTCGCCAGCGCCGGCGCGGTGAACCGCACGCTGAACCAGCTGCAAAAGGCATTCCTGCTGCGCAATTGTTCGGATTCCATGTTCGACAGCCGCACGCGACCCTGCCTGCTGTATCAGATCAAGCGCTGCAGTGCGCCCTGCGTGGGCAAGATCTCCGAAGCCGACTACGCCGCCGACGTGGCCGACGCGCAGCGTTTTCTCGAGGGCAAGTCGACCCGTGTGCAGGAAACGCTGGCGGCGCAGATGGCCGAAGCGTCCGAGGCCATGGAATTCGAGCGCGCCGCCGCCCTGCGTGACCGTATCCGCGCGCTGACATCCGTGCAGACCGCGCAAGGGATCAACCCGCGCGGCGTGACCGAGGCGGATGTGATCGCGCTGCATATGGAGGGCGGGCAGGCCTGCGTGCAGGTCTTCTTCATCCGGGCAAACCAGAACTGGGGCAACCGCGATTTCTATCCGCGCGTCGGCGAGGACGTGTCCGAGGCCGAGGTGCTCGAGGCCTTCCTGGGTCAATTCTATGACCAGAAGGAACCGCCGCGGCTGATCCTGCTGAGCCACGGGATCGAGAACGAAGACCTGATGGTCGACGCGCTGTCGGGCAAGCTGGGCCGCAAGGTCGAGATTGCCGTGCCGCGGCGGGGCGAAAAGGCCGAGCTGGTCGACGGTGCCGCGCGCAACGCCCGCGAAAGCCTGGCGCGCAAGATGGCCGAGACGGCGACGCAGGGAAAACTGCTGCGCGGTCTGGCCGAGGCGTTCGACCTGGATGCGCCGCCGAAACGGATCGAGGTTTACGACAACAGCCACATCCAGGGGACCAACGCCGTCGGCGCGATGATCGTGGCGGGACCGGACGGGCTGGAGAAGGGGCAGTACCGCAAGTTCAACATCCGCGGCGAGGATCTGACGCCGGGCGACGATTTCGGGATGATGAAAGAGGTGCTGACCCGTCGCTTCGCCCGCCTGCTCAAGGAAGACCCCGATCGCGAAAAGGGGATGTGGCCGGATCTGCTGCTGATCGATGGCGGGGCCGGGCAGGTCAGCGCGGTGGCGCAGATCATGGCCGAACACGGGGTCGAGGATATCGCGATGGTGGGTGTCGCCAAGGGCATCGACCGCGATGCCGGCAAGGAGGAATTCCATCGCCCCGGCCAGCGCCCCTTTGCGCTGCGGATGAACGACCCGGTGCTGTATTTCATCCAGCGCCTGCGGGACGAGGCGCATCGCTTTGCCATCGGTGCGCACCGCGCCAAGCGCGCCAAGGCCGTGGGCGCGACGCCTCTGGACGATGTGCCGGGGGTGGGCGCGGCGCGCAAGCGGGCGCTGTTGGCGCATTTCGGTTCGGCCAAGGCGGTGAGCCGCGCGAACCTGGCCGATCTCAGGGCGGTGGACGGGGTCAGCGCGGCCCTGGCCGAACGGATCTACGCGTTCTTTCACGAAAAGACCTGA